CAGACTTAGGATGTAATGCTGTTCAAGTCATGTTCGGTAGCCATTGAGTCAAGAAATCACTTTCCCTACAGTGCAGTACAGTACGTACTGTCTTTTTGGCTTCTTTTAATGGGTTACATTTTGAGCTGCTCTGCCACAACCAcactattatttgtatttcctgtttacCCGTCAGCTGCTCAGGTCTACCCTCCAGTCTGACTGCATTAACCAGTCAATCTTGTACAGTAGTTGTTTCGCTCTGGATGACAGTCTTGCCATGCTTAATTGTAAtgcattacaaaacaaaattctgtatttcttttcttcacttttcTATCGTCTTTGTGCTGTCCCCTTATTCTCAGTCCTGCTGAGAGGTTAAGGTTTTCAGTAAACATGGGAAAAAATGTTGTGAATAAAGCTGGAGCATTGGAGGGTACAAAAAAAATCGAAACAATATATTGTACtaatcaaaatgttaacttATGTAAAGTTTGCAACCAGGTATCATTTAAATTAGCCTTTTACTAAATGCACTTTGAATTGTATGATAGAATAtctgctgttattgtttttcttgtttccaATTCAACCATAGTCCACCTGTTCTTTTATATCTGTAGATTTATGTAAATCAGTACAAATAAATGGAATCTGATATAGATCTCATATTTTTTGATGGGTTATTTATAACAGAAAAGTgacatgtatttcatttttttctccgTTGCACTCTATTGGACAATGCCAAACTACAGAAAGTAATTTAATATTTGTGAAGAAGCTGTAATTTAGAATCCAGGGCTTAGTTAAGTGAATCTTTTTAAGTTACTGGTATGTTAGCAAGTGTAGCAGAATCTACCAGTATCTTTACCTTATGCTGACTTCATACAGAAGGTACAGACAGCCTTTTGATCTCTGCATGAAAACCTCttaggtaaacaaacacaagctgcCTTTCGCTAGCTCGCATGACGCACAgtgaaaaaaggacaaataacaAACGTGTCACTATCCAGGCAGATTTATTTGATGTTACAGCAAAAGAATCACCATTATCCAGCTGCCATGACAGGTAAAATTCCTCATTGATAGATAGACCATATCTAAGGTTGTAACATTAATACATAAATAGAACCTAACTGTATTAACAGATATAAATAAtacctttgtttttctcttgatGACCTTTTCGGagtgaagtaaaataaatacaaaacccTTTGAGGGTATTTATGGTGCGTACTCAAACACCTTCAAGATCTTTCTGTTATGATTCCTAACTTGAAGCTAGGCCATGATTGTAGCTGACTCTTTCCCATTTGGTTCTCCGTTATCTCTTAGTTGAGTTAAATTAGGTCACTTTGTTGGCAACCGTATTCTAATTCTCCTTTCTAACCATTATTTTAAACCTtgacttttcaaatatttttctgtcAGTGCACTTGTGGTTGGATTTGTTTAAAAAGGCTTCAATGCCAACCAGTAAACGTAGCATTGATAAACTCAAGGTACTTTGGTATCACAGGATTTTATCAAAGGGATGTTTGCAGCAGTGTTATTATGACTTAGGAAGCCCTCCTCATAGTGAGTGGAATGTCTCCATTATACtcgaaataaaatataaagagatgaccaagtggaaaaaaacaactggcAACAAtcacagaataaatacaaactacagacaaagagagaagcAGTAACAGTGCACAGAAACATTACAGTACATCGAATCTTCTCGTGTAGACAAGACAACAACAGATACACCTTCACTCCAACACAGTCTAAGCTGGAAGGCTAAAATACCAGTTGCTTTTCCAAATATTCAGTCATGGAGGGAGGAAGATGTAAGGGAAGCGGCAAAGTGAAATGACACCCATATTTGAATACCTAAAGTTAAAATATCGCCTCCATTAGttcagctacacacacacttggccTTTTTAGACATTCAGAGGTTTCATTCGCCTGCTGCAGTAAGGGGCACAGGAGGTACAGAAGGAGGGAGTCGGAGTGGATTCAGAGGAATGCTCTTCACAGGGTGAGCTCCTTCTGTACGCCCCACAGGGTCTCGGCGCTATTCTGCACCTGCTTCTCCTCTTCGGCCTTCAGTGTCATGTGAACCACATCTGTCAGGCCGCTGTTGCCCAGGACACACGGGACGCTCAGGAAGACCTCATCCTTTACTCCATGCATGCCCTATCAGGAGGAGGGAGCACATTTAGGTGAGGGTTGAAAGGTCTTTTCATGATAGATAAAGAATGTACGTTATCTTTTTGCAATACTATGAGTTTTATGATGTAGGATTTGGAAAACAGCAGATTGTTTGGCTCGCTCTTAATCTTCTTACCTGGACCAGTGTTGACACAGGGTGCACTTTGTGCAGGTTCTTAAGGATGCTCTCCACCAGGTCAGCCACAGACATACCAATGGCCCAGGAAGTGTAGCCCTTCAGCTTAATAACCTCATAGGCCCTGCAGTGCAAtcacataaaaggaaaaatgaacaaaagtgAGAACAGCATGTTTCCtggacaaaagacaaaaatgttaGTTTGATACTTTGGGACTGTGTTTGTTAAGACTTTGTCATTGGAAATTTGCTCAAAACATAAGGCCAACCTTCACAGAGAGCATCAGTCTTTCAGAGTTTTGAATTGAATATTGCAATGCAAACAATTTACATTTGCAAATTATGATCTCCAAGCTCTTTAGGCTGGCCAGAATGACATAAGAAAGTAATTAAAAAGCAGGTACTCTCCCCTTGtcttagttttgtttttattttgtacctaAAAATCATCTATTGATTGTACTATTTGAAACTCCTTAAAACTTAGCTACTTCAAGTTGAGTAAGATGGACTGACAGTGACATAATGGTAAAGTATCAAAGTGTACAAGGCAATTTGGATTGGTATTGTTAATTAAAGTCATTCAATATGGGCGAACCCGTCTTTTATCTTCAATATTGTCTGGTGTTGCATTAATGCAGACTCGTGGCTGGAAGCAAAGCCATGAGGACAACTGCACGGTATAATGTTACGGGGACTGACATAGCCTTTGTGTTTGCACTGGCTGCCAGGCACTAGTAAGCCAACAACACAGAAGTGTTCTGTGTACCCGCCTCTGCTTGCCTTTTGGCCCACATCCCTGATTAAATTCCTTTCCAGGGCTAGTCAGCTCCACTGGATCTTGATAGAATTGTGCATGTCAGTatttttttgatgtttttgtaaatagACAACCGTGACTGTAAACATATTGTCTACTCACCCATCAACCACCTCTTTATGAATAGCCTTCCAGTTCTCACTGTCACCCTCTGTGCCCATCTGTGGGTTCAGGCCCTGCAGAGACACTCCAGCAACATTCAAACCGCTCCAAACAGGCACtgtgagaaacacacaccagaAAAGTGgtacattaaaaaaggaataaatgtaattgtgcCATGATAAAACATGGAAAGGATGCAGCTGTATTAAAAGATTTGCAGAACACCAACAAACTGCTTTGGCCTGCAGATATCTTATATTTAGTCAGAACTTCATACCACTGGAGTCTCCATGTTCTCCAATGATCCAGGCGTGGCAGCTGGAAGGGTGGAGGTTGAGCTTCTCTCCAATGAGGTGACGGAAACGGGCGGAGTCCAGGTTGGTGCCAGAGCCAAGGACGCGGTGTCGGGGGAAACCACTCAGCTTCCAGGCCACATAGGTCAGGATGTCCACTGAAAGGGTAAAGGGGACATCTCTTCAAAATTAGAAAGGTGCTACTCTCTTCCAGTACCCCTTAACACTATTTCAGGCCACAAATGCTCTCATAtttccctcctccctcacttATTCACACCACCGCCTGGCTAACCTGGGTTAGAAACCACCATCAGGATGCAATTGGGGCTGTACTTGACGATGTTTGGGATGATGAACTTGAAGATGTTGACGTTGCGCTGCACAAGGTTCAGACGGCTCTCGCCTTCCTGCTGGCGGGCGCCGGCAGTCACCACCACCAATTTGGAGTTGGCTGTCACACTGTAGTCTGAAAATCAACAAAACAAGAGGGGTTCTAATAGAGCTGCAAAATAATAGTTTCATTAACAGTCAAGTTTACATACcagattgaaaataaattaatcagGAGTTAAAAGgttgatgttgttttgtgcATGCTCACCCTTGTCTCCCACAATCTTGTGTGTCTTCAGGAAGAGGGATCCATGCTGCAGGTCCATGACCTCACCCTTCAGCTTGTCCTCCATCACATCAACCATGGCCAGCTCATCACACAAGTCCtggttgtataaatatatacaataggTCATTCTGACTAGGGCTTCAACgtacaaataattatttttttcgGTTAATCATTTGGtatataaaaaagacagaatagCGAAAAATATCCATCCCAGTATTACAAAGTCCAAGATGGTGTCTCGTATTGTCAGTCCAGAAccaaaagatattcagtttaatatgatataaaacagaggaaagcaATAAACTCTAATTTGAGGGTCTGAAAACATTACTTTAATGATTAATTGATCATCCAAAATCAGTTTTGCTCTACTAACTCATCTGCTAATTCTGAAACCCGTACACTACTTAAgagtagtttttatttaatcaataaaGTTACAATGAGGCGTATTCACAGTAGCTGGTCTAACATGGCTATAAAAGCAGGAAACACACCATTCATCCTGGCCCTGACTGTTGAACAGCATTGTTAGTTGTAAAAGCTGTGACCTGGTTTCCTTGAAACTCCTTTGTTTCTTATTTGGAAAGGATCCAGCTACCTTGCGGGGAGTGGAACAAGGATAAATAAGGAAATGCAAAGTTTCCTGAGAATTTCTTAATACTTGGAAGCTTGCAGTTTTATTGAATTTTAACCGAGCATTACAGAAGCATTATAGAAACAGATTCCATTAGTTAGCACACTTTCAAAGTTAGTTTGTTCTTAGTCCTTGGATCTTTCTCAGCTTAATTTCTTTATTACTTTATCTAATctaaaataataacactttCTAATGTTTATCTAAGTTTGATCTTTCAAGGGTTTACCCAAAGCTTCTTATGAGTTATTTTGTGTTATGTACTCACTGTACTATCACTGTTTGAAACCTGTCATAATATCTGCTTTCACTTTGCTGAGTTCAACAGGTATctactcatacacacactcaacacaaaCATCCTATCTTTCTGTCTCACCTTGAGCAGTATGCTGATGGCAGAGGCCATGCCCACCATGCCGACACCCACCACCGTCACCTTGTTCCTGCTGCCAACAGGCTCCTCTTTCATCACATGGCTGATCAGCTTCTCCTTGGTGGACATCTATTTGAAAGTAGAGAGGTGTTAGGAAAAGCGGATAAATACAGGGGCAAGAGAGAGGGTGAGTGTGGAAATAGAGAGGCAGTAAATGAGTGCTACATTATGTATGTGACAGTTGGAATGTGTTGTCACCAGGCGTACGTGACTGCTTTCTCATACAACCATGAGTCAAACTAGGAATTCCCTCTTCATCTCAGTAAAACAATTGAAAGAGTGTCCTTCCCCCAAAAATGCAAGCCCTGCGACCACAAGTTCCGGTTCCCTACTCATAAAGACAACAACTATTATCTCATGTTTACTTCCTTAAATGGCAGTATTTCTTGCTTCACAGCGCCACACTGGGTCTCTATGGCAACCACTGCCTGGAAAAGTACTGCAGCCGGTTTCCATCCAGCACAGACCTTCCCCAGCTGACGTCACACACCACTATTTTTGTTTCCTGGTCAAGAAAGCCATGCTTTCTCGCGCTTACAGGCTCTTACATCATCAGTATGACTAGGCTGGATCTTCTGAGATGTGAAGATGAGCACGTAGTGTAGAGCCTGACAGTATTAATGCCCTGTAATACCTTCCTTCAAAGGGTGTTTAAGACCTCTGCATGGTGAGTTTGCACACAATAGTAGGATCTGGTAAGTGGGACAGACATACCCAATATCCCTTTATCCTATTATCCCTCGCTCAGGAGGTTAGCTGAAGGCTTACTACA
Above is a genomic segment from Eleginops maclovinus isolate JMC-PN-2008 ecotype Puerto Natales chromosome 2, JC_Emac_rtc_rv5, whole genome shotgun sequence containing:
- the ldha gene encoding L-lactate dehydrogenase A chain, which translates into the protein MSTKEKLISHVMKEEPVGSRNKVTVVGVGMVGMASAISILLKDLCDELAMVDVMEDKLKGEVMDLQHGSLFLKTHKIVGDKDYSVTANSKLVVVTAGARQQEGESRLNLVQRNVNIFKFIIPNIVKYSPNCILMVVSNPVDILTYVAWKLSGFPRHRVLGSGTNLDSARFRHLIGEKLNLHPSSCHAWIIGEHGDSSVPVWSGLNVAGVSLQGLNPQMGTEGDSENWKAIHKEVVDGAYEVIKLKGYTSWAIGMSVADLVESILKNLHKVHPVSTLVQGMHGVKDEVFLSVPCVLGNSGLTDVVHMTLKAEEEKQVQNSAETLWGVQKELTL